A region from the Polyangiaceae bacterium genome encodes:
- a CDS encoding sigma-70 family RNA polymerase sigma factor, with protein MQPNETTQPTRTTTKTAAKTARNTGRVQRGAPVRSQRKPRAGASSSSVREAQPSLRNQSALTPSRQSNARALRPTAEQQKLFEQLLPLVNQIVGGFQRRLPRNVLRDDLLGAAMAGLWDAIRKHGDQIEGNFEWYVRVRIRGAILDELRAQDWLPRRARAAAERHPTGRGAPNVLRFDEVSDSEQNRCLATPERFSAELALLKADESKTLRKAIAQLPEREQQIMTDHYFRGVKFKDLGAQLGVSEPRISQLHARAVARLRELLQDAA; from the coding sequence ATGCAGCCGAACGAGACGACTCAGCCAACTAGAACCACCACGAAGACAGCAGCTAAGACTGCGCGAAATACTGGGCGCGTGCAGCGCGGTGCGCCGGTAAGGAGCCAACGCAAGCCCCGCGCGGGTGCCTCGTCTAGCTCCGTTCGCGAAGCCCAGCCGAGCCTCCGCAACCAAAGCGCGCTGACACCCAGCCGTCAGTCGAATGCCAGAGCGCTTCGCCCGACCGCGGAGCAGCAGAAGCTCTTCGAACAGCTGTTGCCCCTGGTCAACCAGATCGTCGGCGGCTTTCAGCGCCGGCTGCCGCGGAACGTCCTGCGAGACGACCTCCTGGGCGCGGCGATGGCTGGCCTGTGGGACGCGATCCGCAAGCACGGCGACCAGATCGAAGGGAACTTCGAGTGGTACGTTCGAGTGCGTATCCGCGGGGCAATACTCGATGAACTCCGTGCCCAAGACTGGTTGCCGCGTCGAGCCCGCGCAGCCGCAGAGCGGCACCCCACCGGACGCGGAGCTCCCAATGTCTTGCGCTTCGACGAGGTCAGTGACAGTGAACAGAATCGCTGCCTCGCGACTCCCGAGCGCTTCAGCGCGGAGCTCGCCCTGCTCAAGGCAGACGAGAGCAAGACCCTGCGCAAAGCGATCGCCCAGCTGCCCGAGCGCGAGCAGCAGATCATGACCGATCACTACTTCCGTGGGGTGAAGTTCAAGGATCTAGGCGCGCAGCTAGGCGTCAGCGAGCCACGCATCAGCCAACTGCATGCTCGCGCAGTTGCGCGCCTGCGGGAGCTGCTGCAGGACGCCGCCTGA